From a region of the Methanolobus tindarius DSM 2278 genome:
- a CDS encoding carbohydrate-binding domain-containing protein: MIVGALLALLLIFLSAEGSIVSTITGESNNNLSGEGSTVSTITEESNDDSSIYVASSEFTDRDLEQEADLEDATYIEAKSDTDITISEEGVYVISGDATEVTIYVDVEDESKVQIVLDGVNIVNEDMPVIYVKSADKVFITTTDTVNYMETSGSFVSDGETNLDAVIFSKDDLVFNGVGSLEIVSSENGISSKDDLKVTGGTYYVTSELDSFEANDRILIYDGTFDVTSSKDAFHCENDDDDSLGNIYIYDGTFEIYAADDGITAAGFIQIDGGNITITKASEGIEATYIVINDGNIDIYATDDGINAASKSTAYNVEIIINGGTINIEMASGDTDGIDANGSVTINDGYITITCNSGIDVDKESYINGGTVIVNGVQIYEIRAEMMGGGNMAGGPGGGMRR, encoded by the coding sequence TTGATTGTAGGAGCCTTACTAGCCTTATTACTTATTTTTTTAAGTGCAGAAGGAAGTATTGTCTCCACAATTACAGGAGAAAGTAATAACAATTTAAGTGGTGAAGGAAGTACTGTCTCTACAATTACCGAAGAAAGTAATGATGATAGTTCCATATATGTAGCAAGTTCAGAATTTACTGACAGGGATTTAGAACAAGAAGCAGATTTAGAAGATGCAACATATATAGAAGCGAAGTCAGACACTGATATTACAATATCTGAAGAAGGTGTTTATGTAATAAGCGGAGATGCTACTGAAGTTACTATATATGTAGATGTAGAAGATGAAAGCAAAGTCCAGATTGTCTTAGATGGTGTAAATATCGTTAATGAAGATATGCCAGTCATTTACGTCAAGTCAGCAGACAAAGTGTTCATTACTACTACGGATACCGTAAATTATATGGAAACATCAGGGTCTTTTGTTAGTGACGGCGAGACAAATCTCGATGCAGTCATATTTTCAAAGGATGATTTGGTTTTCAATGGTGTCGGCTCTTTAGAAATAGTTTCGTCTGAAAACGGAATTAGTAGTAAAGATGATCTTAAGGTAACGGGAGGAACTTATTATGTTACTTCAGAACTGGATTCATTCGAGGCAAATGATAGAATCTTAATCTACGATGGAACATTTGATGTTACTTCTTCAAAAGATGCATTCCATTGTGAAAATGATGATGACGATAGTTTAGGAAATATCTACATCTACGATGGAACGTTTGAGATCTATGCAGCTGATGACGGAATAACTGCTGCCGGATTTATACAGATAGATGGCGGAAATATCACAATTACAAAAGCTTCTGAAGGAATTGAAGCGACCTATATAGTAATTAATGACGGTAATATTGATATTTACGCTACCGATGACGGAATTAACGCTGCCAGTAAAAGCACTGCTTATAATGTTGAAATCATCATTAATGGCGGAACTATTAATATAGAGATGGCCAGCGGAGATACTGATGGAATTGATGCAAATGGCTCGGTAACCATTAATGATGGTTATATAACAATCACATGTAATTCCGGAATTGATGTAGATAAAGAATCTTACATAAATGGAGGAACTGTGATTGTAAATGGTGTCCAAATATATGAGATACGAGCAGAAATGATGGGCGGCGGAAATATGGCCGGAGGACCTGGAGGAGGAATGCGAAGATAA
- a CDS encoding DUF4956 domain-containing protein yields the protein MTIDIESLFDFEDLSGTFTATDVFVGLVLGFILLAGIGWLYKRTHKGTSYTQSYVHTLIMMGLIVDVIMLIVGSNIARAFSLVGALSIIRFRNAVKEIRDIGFIFFAMAIGMAMGTRFYMLAIIATGVIGSLIFIMYEFDWFARPAMSQILKIQLDRDVDFEELFDKVFVKYTQSADLIGIDSVRSGTVTELVYSVIPKKKINRHEFIQSIKNLNGNQKVFLVTGYNTTDL from the coding sequence ATGACAATAGATATTGAAAGTCTATTCGATTTTGAAGACCTGAGTGGAACCTTCACGGCCACCGACGTTTTTGTGGGCCTGGTCTTAGGTTTCATATTACTGGCAGGCATCGGATGGCTGTACAAACGAACGCATAAAGGAACATCTTACACCCAGAGTTACGTCCACACTCTCATCATGATGGGACTGATAGTAGACGTAATCATGCTCATTGTGGGCTCAAACATCGCACGTGCGTTCTCACTTGTCGGTGCACTGTCCATCATACGTTTCAGAAATGCAGTGAAAGAAATCCGTGACATTGGTTTCATATTCTTCGCTATGGCGATAGGTATGGCAATGGGTACAAGATTCTACATGCTGGCAATCATCGCAACCGGAGTAATCGGAAGTCTTATCTTCATAATGTATGAATTTGACTGGTTTGCAAGACCTGCAATGAGCCAGATATTGAAAATACAGCTTGACAGAGATGTTGATTTCGAAGAACTGTTTGACAAGGTATTCGTCAAATACACACAATCAGCAGACCTGATAGGGATAGATTCAGTCCGTTCAGGAACAGTGACTGAACTCGTCTATAGCGTAATACCCAAGAAAAAAATCAACAGGCATGAGTTTATCCAATCCATAAAAAATCTGAACGGAAACCAGAAAGTATTCCTGGTAACCGGTTACAACACCACAGACCTATGA
- a CDS encoding polyphosphate polymerase domain-containing protein, which translates to MEPIRKFNRFELKYLLTMEQTREFKQQLEAYMFPDQYAWNSGDYVISSLYYDSPDLQCYWEKIDGLKFRKKLRVRIYETEESITEDSIVFVEIKQRYDKTIQKRRIAIPYRDAMALCDEHRLPDEYDERDRPVMEEVLGMIEERNLQPTLITSYFRHAYTGTEFDNGLRVTFDSNIRYRVNDLDLASKQLGRYIVSPDRVILEIKVNERVPYWLTELIAQNNYRLIRISKYCTGLDVASEFPQRIEVY; encoded by the coding sequence ATGGAACCAATACGAAAGTTCAATCGGTTTGAATTGAAGTATCTGCTAACAATGGAGCAGACACGCGAATTCAAACAGCAGCTCGAGGCGTATATGTTTCCTGACCAGTATGCCTGGAATTCAGGAGACTACGTAATCTCAAGTCTGTACTATGACAGCCCGGATCTTCAATGTTATTGGGAAAAGATTGACGGACTGAAATTTAGAAAAAAACTCAGGGTTCGCATATACGAAACTGAAGAGAGCATAACAGAAGATTCCATAGTATTCGTCGAGATCAAACAGCGTTACGACAAAACAATACAGAAACGCAGGATTGCGATACCTTACAGGGATGCTATGGCACTCTGTGACGAACATCGTCTTCCTGATGAGTATGATGAAAGGGACAGACCTGTCATGGAAGAGGTCCTCGGAATGATCGAGGAAAGAAATCTCCAGCCAACACTAATCACAAGTTATTTCAGACATGCGTACACGGGAACTGAATTTGACAACGGTCTGAGGGTGACTTTTGACTCGAACATTAGATACAGAGTCAATGACCTGGACCTGGCCTCCAAGCAACTTGGAAGATATATAGTATCCCCGGACCGGGTGATACTTGAGATAAAAGTCAATGAGAGAGTTCCTTACTGGCTTACAGAACTGATCGCCCAGAACAATTACAGACTCATCAGAATCAGCAAGTACTGCACAGGACTGGATGTAGCAAGCGAATTCCCCCAAAGAATAGAGGTTTACTAA
- the mbhE gene encoding hydrogen gas-evolving membrane-bound hydrogenase subunit E: protein MDSFTAITIAVFLPFILAGILPAVEKLLKEKVGWYASATALLSLLLIAQVAPEIIHGETIQGTIEWLPSMGVNLSFYADGLSVMFGFIVSGIGVIIMSYSNGYMSKKEDLPRYYQQLLFFMGSMLGMVFSANTIQLFIFWELTSITSFMLIGYWRNRPMSVYGATKSMLITASGGLFMLAGFLVLHAITGTFDIPTILHNESIREALQSHNLFIYALILIFIGAASKSAQGPFYIWLPNAMEAPTPVSAFLHSATMVKAGIYLVARIHPMFSGTEAWFILVSGVGIFTMLLAGFLAFRQTDIKGILAYSTISQLAYLMTMYGYTTHEEPGIGVAAATFHLLNHATFKACLFLVAGIVAHETATRDITKMGGLRKEMPITFIVATIGALSMAGIPPLNGFLSKEMFYEASVEMGHLLGGPYTVLIPALAVLGGVFTFAYSIKLIDGIFLGKRPAKGLPEHIHDPSMIMLAPAIFLAGLIILFGLVPSIPVHNFIEPTVSGITLEEAHLHVKLWHGFTTSLMMTIATFILGILIYTQYDRIAEWQNRFNARFPWVSVNYYYDGAVNNAKSVTSKFSNRMQPGPIKTYVLALLLLTLAMFAIPAIMLATSLVPQNLNFDVPLYEALIFLFMIVAALGAALLPRYIPAIISLSGLGYLVALLFIYLQAPDLALTQVLVETLSTIIFLLAIVKIPQKFKEHIPSTTLARDLVISVAVSAMIFIMLINATQGIVAPFESLSYYFIEKSLTLAGGHNIVNVIIVDFRGYDTLGEISVLCLAALGVYNLIHSRGEDE from the coding sequence ATGGATTCGTTTACAGCAATTACTATAGCGGTTTTTTTGCCATTTATTTTGGCCGGTATATTGCCTGCCGTTGAAAAACTTCTAAAGGAAAAAGTAGGATGGTACGCTTCCGCCACTGCATTGCTGAGTTTACTGTTGATTGCTCAGGTTGCACCGGAAATTATACACGGGGAGACTATTCAGGGAACTATCGAATGGCTTCCTTCAATGGGAGTTAATCTCTCTTTCTATGCCGATGGTCTGAGTGTCATGTTCGGTTTCATCGTATCTGGCATTGGTGTTATTATCATGTCATACTCCAATGGGTACATGTCAAAGAAAGAAGATCTTCCAAGATATTATCAGCAGCTCCTTTTCTTCATGGGATCAATGCTCGGTATGGTGTTCTCTGCTAATACTATTCAACTTTTCATATTCTGGGAACTTACCAGCATAACTTCATTCATGCTTATCGGTTACTGGCGTAACAGGCCAATGTCTGTGTACGGAGCAACCAAATCAATGCTTATCACCGCTTCAGGCGGTTTATTCATGCTTGCAGGATTCTTGGTGTTACACGCTATCACCGGAACATTTGACATTCCCACAATATTACATAATGAATCCATAAGGGAAGCCCTGCAAAGTCATAATCTTTTCATTTATGCACTTATTCTCATATTCATCGGTGCTGCTTCAAAGTCAGCACAGGGTCCGTTTTACATATGGCTCCCAAATGCAATGGAAGCACCAACTCCGGTCAGTGCATTCCTGCACTCAGCCACAATGGTAAAGGCCGGTATTTATCTCGTAGCAAGGATACACCCGATGTTCTCAGGTACGGAAGCCTGGTTCATCCTGGTAAGTGGTGTAGGAATATTCACAATGCTTCTTGCAGGTTTCCTTGCATTCAGGCAGACTGACATCAAAGGAATTCTGGCATATTCAACAATCAGTCAGCTTGCTTATCTTATGACAATGTACGGCTACACAACACACGAGGAACCAGGAATTGGTGTGGCTGCTGCAACATTCCATCTTCTCAACCACGCAACATTCAAGGCATGTCTTTTCCTTGTGGCAGGTATAGTAGCACATGAAACGGCGACAAGGGATATTACGAAAATGGGTGGTTTGCGTAAGGAAATGCCAATAACATTCATAGTGGCGACAATCGGAGCATTATCCATGGCGGGTATTCCACCTCTTAACGGTTTCCTGAGTAAGGAAATGTTCTACGAGGCATCCGTTGAAATGGGTCATCTCCTTGGCGGACCATACACAGTACTCATCCCGGCACTTGCGGTACTTGGTGGTGTATTTACATTCGCTTATTCCATCAAACTCATAGACGGTATCTTCCTTGGTAAAAGACCAGCAAAGGGGCTGCCTGAACACATACATGATCCTTCAATGATAATGCTTGCACCGGCAATTTTCCTTGCAGGCCTTATAATACTGTTCGGACTTGTACCTTCAATTCCGGTACACAATTTCATTGAACCTACAGTTTCAGGAATTACTCTTGAGGAAGCTCACCTTCATGTAAAGCTCTGGCATGGCTTCACTACATCATTGATGATGACCATAGCAACATTCATTCTGGGTATCCTTATCTACACTCAGTATGACAGGATCGCAGAATGGCAGAACAGGTTCAATGCAAGGTTCCCATGGGTAAGTGTCAATTATTACTATGATGGTGCAGTGAACAATGCAAAAAGTGTTACATCCAAATTCTCAAACAGGATGCAGCCTGGTCCGATAAAGACCTATGTTCTGGCACTTCTGCTTTTGACACTTGCAATGTTTGCAATTCCTGCAATTATGCTTGCAACAAGTCTTGTACCGCAGAACCTTAATTTCGATGTCCCGCTTTACGAAGCTCTGATATTCCTGTTCATGATAGTTGCAGCTCTTGGAGCAGCATTACTTCCAAGATACATACCTGCCATAATATCGCTTTCAGGTCTTGGCTATCTGGTTGCTTTATTGTTCATATACCTGCAGGCACCTGACCTGGCTCTAACACAGGTTCTTGTAGAAACCCTTTCAACTATTATCTTCCTGCTGGCAATTGTAAAGATTCCGCAGAAATTCAAGGAACATATCCCTTCGACAACACTTGCACGGGATCTTGTAATATCTGTGGCTGTATCAGCAATGATCTTCATTATGCTGATTAATGCAACACAGGGAATAGTTGCACCATTTGAGTCTCTCTCCTATTATTTCATAGAGAAGAGTCTTACACTTGCAGGCGGTCACAACATTGTGAACGTTATTATCGTGGACTTCAGAGGATACGATACTCTTGGTGAAATCTCTGTGCTCTGTCTTGCAGCACTTGGTGTTTATAATCTTATACACAGCAGGGGTGAGGACGAATGA
- a CDS encoding monovalent cation/H+ antiporter subunit B, with protein MTTLITKTITKICLPLVILFSISLLLAGHNNPGGGFIGGVMFASVIALTYVAFGLKYIKSFFNPDWGNWFGFGLLLAALTAFSAIAFSHNFFRSAVEFVHLPFFGEIELVSAGLFDIGVYFVVIGGLLSIFKNVGDDE; from the coding sequence ATGACAACCCTGATTACAAAAACAATAACAAAGATATGCTTACCTTTGGTTATCCTCTTCTCGATATCCCTCTTACTTGCGGGACACAACAATCCAGGGGGAGGATTCATTGGCGGTGTCATGTTCGCTTCAGTTATTGCACTGACTTACGTGGCATTCGGTCTTAAATACATAAAATCATTCTTTAACCCGGACTGGGGTAACTGGTTTGGATTTGGCTTATTGCTGGCTGCACTTACAGCTTTCTCAGCAATTGCCTTTTCACACAACTTCTTCAGGAGTGCTGTGGAATTTGTCCACCTGCCATTCTTCGGAGAAATCGAACTGGTATCAGCCGGCCTTTTTGATATAGGAGTTTATTTCGTGGTAATCGGTGGATTGCTTTCCATCTTCAAAAACGTAGGTGATGACGAATGA
- a CDS encoding NADH-quinone oxidoreductase subunit K: protein MNNTLLSLTIAILFGIGTFLILRRDIVRVIIGLGVLSHAVNLLIVSAGVFSGTKVPIITDDGGHGATEATGTIFTDSLSQGILAPIIEAGHHVDYVDPLVQALVLTAIVISLATTAFILILAYRIYEEYGTTDIKELRRLWG from the coding sequence ATGAACAATACATTGCTCTCTCTTACAATAGCAATTCTGTTCGGTATCGGTACTTTCCTTATACTGCGCCGTGATATTGTAAGGGTTATTATCGGACTTGGTGTTCTATCACATGCAGTTAACCTTCTGATAGTTTCAGCAGGAGTTTTCTCCGGAACAAAAGTGCCAATAATTACAGATGATGGTGGACATGGTGCAACAGAAGCAACAGGAACTATCTTTACAGATTCTCTTTCACAGGGAATACTTGCACCTATTATAGAAGCAGGTCATCACGTAGATTATGTTGACCCTCTGGTACAGGCTCTTGTACTCACAGCCATTGTTATCAGTCTGGCTACAACAGCATTCATCCTGATCCTTGCATACCGCATTTACGAGGAATATGGAACAACTGACATTAAGGAACTCAGGAGGCTCTGGGGATGA
- a CDS encoding NADH-quinone oxidoreductase subunit M yields MNLSTHIPIILIATPILVAALMILLRKQPGIQKAISVAVSFAMLILSVILLSQVWSGGIQAYEVGEWGKYGIILVADLLSSGMVVLTSFVSFLALIYSLDYIEKKSLSASYYPLFSLLVAGLNGSFLTGDIFNLFVFFEILLLSSCGLVIANEQGGVTKSSDKMEATFKYLVLNMVSSIVMLIAVSSLYATTGTLNMADISVKLSAMSAAGTLPWHVFAIALMFVVVFGNKAAIFPLHYWLPDVHPTAPSPISAMLSGVLIKVGAYGMLRVFFLIFIDTLDIFKPVIMYLALATIVVGAISAVAQTDVKRLLAYSSVSQIGYVFLGISFGSIYGITAALVYLVNHAIAKSMLFLTSGGIIHHAGTRDMRKMGGMVDSAPLMSLMFLVGAMSIAGMPPLGGFIAKLSLFDAGIGEQYYFAIGIALFFAIFTLFYMFRAMLLMFWGEKRDVEKYGEYSHHGTSFLMALPIVVLALTVVAFGVYAEPLIALANATAHQILDPQPYIDAVMTRVVR; encoded by the coding sequence ATGAACCTGTCAACTCATATTCCTATCATACTGATAGCTACTCCTATTCTTGTAGCTGCTCTTATGATACTTCTCAGAAAGCAGCCTGGCATACAGAAAGCAATAAGTGTTGCTGTTTCATTTGCAATGCTGATTCTTAGTGTAATTCTGCTCTCTCAGGTATGGTCTGGTGGAATTCAGGCTTATGAGGTAGGAGAATGGGGAAAATACGGAATCATACTGGTAGCTGACCTTCTAAGTTCAGGAATGGTCGTGCTCACATCATTCGTATCATTCCTTGCGCTGATATACTCACTTGATTACATTGAGAAAAAGTCACTGAGTGCATCATATTATCCGCTTTTCAGTTTGCTTGTGGCAGGACTGAACGGTTCATTTCTTACAGGTGATATCTTTAACCTTTTCGTATTCTTTGAGATACTACTACTCTCATCATGCGGACTTGTAATAGCAAATGAGCAGGGTGGCGTGACAAAGAGTTCCGATAAAATGGAAGCTACTTTCAAGTACCTCGTGCTCAATATGGTAAGTTCGATTGTGATGCTCATTGCAGTATCTTCACTTTACGCAACAACGGGAACACTGAACATGGCTGATATTTCAGTCAAACTCAGTGCAATGAGTGCGGCAGGAACGCTTCCATGGCATGTTTTTGCCATTGCTCTGATGTTTGTTGTGGTTTTTGGTAATAAAGCTGCAATATTCCCGCTTCACTACTGGCTTCCGGATGTTCACCCTACAGCACCATCACCAATAAGCGCAATGCTTAGTGGTGTGCTTATCAAGGTGGGAGCATACGGAATGCTCAGGGTATTCTTCCTTATATTCATTGATACTCTTGATATTTTCAAGCCTGTCATCATGTATCTTGCGCTGGCAACCATTGTTGTCGGAGCAATTTCAGCAGTGGCACAGACAGATGTAAAACGCCTGCTTGCATACTCAAGTGTAAGCCAGATAGGATATGTTTTCCTTGGTATCAGTTTTGGAAGCATTTACGGAATAACGGCAGCACTTGTCTATCTTGTAAACCATGCAATAGCAAAGTCAATGTTGTTCCTTACCTCAGGTGGAATTATTCATCACGCAGGGACCAGAGATATGAGAAAAATGGGCGGCATGGTCGATAGTGCACCGCTAATGTCACTTATGTTCCTGGTAGGGGCAATGTCAATTGCAGGAATGCCACCACTTGGAGGTTTCATTGCCAAGCTCAGTCTTTTTGATGCAGGTATTGGTGAACAGTACTATTTTGCAATAGGTATTGCACTTTTCTTTGCAATATTCACTCTCTTCTATATGTTCAGGGCAATGTTACTAATGTTCTGGGGAGAGAAAAGAGATGTTGAAAAGTATGGGGAATATTCTCATCATGGAACATCATTTCTGATGGCACTTCCAATAGTTGTGTTAGCACTGACTGTCGTAGCATTCGGAGTATATGCAGAACCATTGATAGCACTTGCAAACGCAACAGCCCATCAGATACTTGATCCGCAACCGTATATTGATGCTGTAATGACGAGGGTGGTAAGATGA